Sequence from the Hamadaea flava genome:
GCTCCCAGTCCGGCGTCGCACGGAGCGCCAGCCAGGTCGACGCGTTCACGAACGGCAGGCTCGCGTACTTGGCGAGCAGGTTCGCGCCCGACGGCAGCTCCCGGCGGAGCGCCCGGCAGGCGCCACAGTCCGCCACGTGTTCGACCACCCGGCGGATCCGGTGTCGGCTGAGCGGGCCCGACCAGCCCGACAGGCTGTGCAGCAGGCGGCACCGGCCGTCGGACACCGCGATCAGCGCGTCCACTGCATCTTCCAGGTGCGCCCGCGCCTGCTTCGCCTGGTCGTACGCCCGAGTCGGCGAGATGGACAAGACCGCGCCGATCTCGGCCGCCGCGAGTCCGTGCCGCACCGACAACTCCACGACCTCGTGCTCCCGGCTGGTCAGCGTCGCCATCGCCGTCCGGACGAGTTCCACCGCGTACGCCGATCGCGTGGCGGCAGCCGGATCGATCCCGTCCGCCTCCAGCGGCCGCAGCTCGCCCCCGGCCTGATGAGGCAGCGTACGCACGCGCCGCCGGCACTCCAGCCGGACGATGGCGTAGAGCCAGGCCCGCAGCCGATGCGGGTCGCGCAGCTCGTCGGCATGCCAGCCGACCTGGTCGAACGTGTCCTGGACGACGGCGTCCACGGCCTCGGTGTCGCCGAGCAGGCGCCAGGCGTACGCCTGCAGTCGGCCGGCGTACTTCCGGTACGCGGAACTCAGCGCCTCTCGGTCACCTCGCGATAGCGCCGTGACCAGCGCAGATTCGTCCACAGCGAGCACGGTAGGCCGGGGCCGCCGATGATCGGTACCGCCGTGCGGCCACGCAGGGAGTCGGGTTCCAGCATCGTCCGGATACCCTTCCCCGAATGGGGGAGCCGCCTACGCCGATCCTCGGGCCGGCCCGGACCCGGCTGATCCTGGTACGCCACGCGATGCCGGCCTACGGGCCGGATCAGCCGGCCGAGGAGTGGCCGTTGGACCCGGCCGGGCAGACGGCTGCGATCGCCCTCCGGCGACGGCTCCCACCTGGGGCTCTGCTCGTCGCCAGTGCGGAACCGAAGGCCCGCCAGACGCTGGAGCCGAGCGGCGGCGTCACGGTGGACCCCCGCTTCGGCGAGGTACGCCGGGACGAGCCCTACGACGGAGACTTCCGGGCGCGGCGGCTCGCCTACGTTAAGGGCGTCGCGCATCCGGGCTGGGAGTCGCCCGCCGACGTCGTCACCCGATTCGGTGACGCCGTGGCGGACTGGCGAGCCCGGGCGGGTTCTCGGCCGCTTGTCGTGGCGAGCCACGGCATGGCGCTGACGCTCTGGCTCACCGCCGCGATCGGGCTCGCCGACCCCGGCGGTTTCTGGTCGGCGCTCCAGTTGCCGGACGCCTTCTCGGTGGACCTCACGACACGGCAGGCGGACCGTCTCCCGCCAGCGCCGTAGGCGGGTATGACGCAGCGGGCGGACCGGCTCCCGCCGGAGCGGTAGCCGGGCGTCAGGCGAGTTCGGCGAGGTCGGCGTCGGTGAGGCGGACCCCGGCCACGGCGACGTTCTGGTCCAGATGCGTCAGGTCGGAGGTACCCGGGATCGCCAGCACGTGCTCGCCCTGGTGGAGGGTCCACGCCAGGCGTACCTGATGAGGTGAGAGACCATGGCGGGCCGCGACCGCCGCCACCGCCGCGCTGTGCTCGGACGTCGCGCCGCTCTCCCGCGCGGAGCCGGCGATGGCGAAGAACGGCACGTACGCGACGCCGCGCGAGCCGCAGACCCGCAGCAG
This genomic interval carries:
- a CDS encoding RNA polymerase sigma factor, with the translated sequence MDESALVTALSRGDREALSSAYRKYAGRLQAYAWRLLGDTEAVDAVVQDTFDQVGWHADELRDPHRLRAWLYAIVRLECRRRVRTLPHQAGGELRPLEADGIDPAAATRSAYAVELVRTAMATLTSREHEVVELSVRHGLAAAEIGAVLSISPTRAYDQAKQARAHLEDAVDALIAVSDGRCRLLHSLSGWSGPLSRHRIRRVVEHVADCGACRALRRELPSGANLLAKYASLPFVNASTWLALRATPDWEPRWSRSTGFPQPPVNRTRRVLVATTALAAAIGLAGGALRLTGGPPAGATAQQTPLTSASSSPDATATPSAAGSASPSASISPTGSVTGSPAVVPILPGSPSPGGPAGEQPQREPTSSPASSPSPTIVRPPLTVGAAESATCGDKGRFVLSVTVAADADLRSATLTWRAGDTRVATMPVDQATAYTEVWSAKPRAPITWWVTVTSADGRSASTTAVTTPNPCV
- a CDS encoding histidine phosphatase family protein, with amino-acid sequence MGEPPTPILGPARTRLILVRHAMPAYGPDQPAEEWPLDPAGQTAAIALRRRLPPGALLVASAEPKARQTLEPSGGVTVDPRFGEVRRDEPYDGDFRARRLAYVKGVAHPGWESPADVVTRFGDAVADWRARAGSRPLVVASHGMALTLWLTAAIGLADPGGFWSALQLPDAFSVDLTTRQADRLPPAP